In a genomic window of Fimbriimonadia bacterium:
- a CDS encoding DUF1565 domain-containing protein, which yields MKRLALIVPAILPLLFAGCGGGGGGGAGVRVAVYVAGTGNDVTGDGTQTNPYRTITKALTDPEVSTLLKIRVGSGVYNAAAGETFPLVIPANVDLEGTAATAADAQIVGDTGNATVVQLQLGSSLNKVKVESASTAASARAVLIGAGSTASPTEVINCIIVGAGAAGRHGIAVLANNVVFSITGSSLSAPNAACIAISGTNAVGTITGNTFADCDYGVHLASTATSSTATIRTNTFNANAQAGINVEGGSVDAGTATSAGGNTFTGSLLYHLRDARSGGSIMQARGNTFNPAAQCGTNVFAEAGAPGWDIGTVCESAVYVDPNVATSGDGSAANPYKTIGEALNDGRVPGLPIFLKAGVYSAASGETFPIDVGDDVTIVGGATPSSVIVTGGATDPTVFLISGDRVTLRGFRAVSPYTGGSAARVVLIRGNDAALEQMLIAGTGSTSPPPNAVEADQAGLTFTIENCTLSAQSAAGLFINADVTVAVTGTTFTGSTNGIIVAGPGDAQSVTVRGCTFENTTGAAIQVLKGVVDAGTTSDPGDNTFSNCAIDLDDSRPSGARLQAIDNTFTDNPPVCGVNIVVAGAADGWHWRVTGGAEGNCPP from the coding sequence GCGTCGCCGTCTACGTGGCAGGCACAGGCAACGATGTAACCGGTGACGGGACCCAGACCAACCCATACCGGACTATCACCAAGGCACTCACCGATCCCGAAGTGAGCACGCTCCTAAAGATCCGGGTTGGCAGCGGCGTCTACAACGCAGCTGCAGGCGAGACGTTCCCTCTCGTGATACCGGCGAACGTGGACCTAGAAGGCACGGCTGCGACGGCTGCAGACGCCCAGATCGTTGGTGACACGGGGAACGCGACCGTTGTGCAGCTTCAGCTCGGGTCCAGCCTCAACAAGGTGAAGGTGGAAAGCGCATCGACGGCAGCGAGCGCGCGGGCGGTCTTGATTGGGGCGGGTTCTACGGCCTCGCCCACCGAAGTGATCAACTGCATCATCGTGGGCGCCGGAGCCGCGGGCAGACACGGGATCGCCGTTCTCGCCAATAACGTGGTGTTCTCGATCACCGGGAGTTCTCTCTCCGCGCCGAACGCCGCATGCATCGCCATTTCGGGCACGAATGCAGTGGGCACCATAACTGGCAACACATTCGCCGACTGTGACTACGGCGTGCATCTCGCAAGCACCGCCACGAGCAGCACGGCGACCATCCGCACCAACACGTTCAATGCGAATGCGCAAGCGGGGATCAACGTGGAGGGCGGCTCCGTGGATGCGGGTACGGCAACCTCTGCAGGCGGAAACACCTTCACCGGATCGCTACTGTATCACCTGCGGGACGCACGCAGTGGCGGCTCCATCATGCAGGCTAGAGGCAACACCTTCAACCCGGCTGCTCAGTGCGGTACTAACGTCTTTGCGGAAGCCGGCGCGCCCGGCTGGGACATCGGCACCGTCTGCGAATCCGCGGTGTACGTTGACCCTAACGTCGCCACCAGCGGCGACGGATCGGCAGCTAATCCCTACAAGACCATCGGCGAGGCTCTGAACGACGGCCGCGTGCCGGGGCTCCCGATCTTCCTTAAGGCGGGTGTGTACAGCGCCGCGTCCGGCGAGACCTTCCCGATTGACGTTGGCGACGATGTCACCATCGTGGGTGGGGCGACACCTTCGAGCGTCATCGTGACGGGTGGTGCGACCGATCCGACGGTATTTCTCATCTCTGGCGACCGCGTAACGCTTCGGGGCTTCCGAGCTGTGTCGCCCTACACCGGTGGCAGCGCCGCTCGGGTCGTGCTGATTCGAGGGAACGATGCCGCACTGGAGCAGATGCTAATCGCCGGCACCGGCAGCACGTCTCCCCCGCCCAACGCGGTCGAGGCAGACCAGGCGGGTCTGACTTTCACAATCGAGAACTGCACTCTCTCGGCCCAGAGCGCAGCCGGTCTGTTCATCAACGCCGACGTGACCGTCGCGGTTACGGGCACGACCTTCACCGGCTCAACCAACGGCATCATCGTGGCCGGGCCGGGAGACGCGCAGAGTGTCACGGTTCGTGGCTGCACCTTCGAAAACACGACGGGGGCGGCGATCCAGGTGTTGAAGGGCGTCGTTGACGCGGGTACCACATCGGACCCGGGCGACAATACCTTCAGCAACTGCGCCATTGACCTAGACGACTCACGCCCGAGCGGTGCTCGGCTTCAGGCGATTGACAACACGTTTACCGACAATCCTCCGGTGTGCGGTGTGAACATCGTCGTGGCGGGTGCCGCCGACGGCTGGCACTGGCGTGTGACGGGAGGCGCCGAGGGCAACTGCCCTCCGTAG